CGTAGGACGCCTCGATGCCGAGCTTGCCCATCAGGGTGGTGCCGGCGTATTTCGAGAGCTGCTGTTCCTTCTCGAGTTTCTTGACGTCGCTTTCGCTGATGGCGGCGACATAGCCGAGCGCATGCACCGCATGTTCGCCGTGCGGGTAGAAACGCGTGAGCCGCGTGGCGATGTCCACGCCCGGAAATTCGAAGCGATGCACTGCGAAGCGCGCGATCTCCTCGTCGGTGAGCCGCAGCCGGATCGGCACGCTCTCGAAGCTGCGGCGCGAACGCACCAGCCGGGCGGTTTCTTCCAGGTCGTCTTCCGGAAGGACGCCGATTTCGACCAGCCCTTCGAGAGTCGCGTCGATGTCGGGCACACGCTCGCGCACCAGCTCGAGCTGGAACGCGGGGCGATTCTCGGCCAGCACCGCGAGGTTGCGATCGAGGATGAGGCCGCGTTGCGCGGGCAGGGGTTCGACCCGCACGCGATTGCCCTGGGAAAGCTCGGCGTAGTAGTCGTAGCGCATCACCTGCAGCACCACCAGGCGGCCGATGAGCACCAGCGTGAGGCCGACGACGATGAATGCCGCCGCCAGCGCGCGCCGCTCGAACAGCCGCTGCTCGCCCCAGTGATCCTTGATGCGGACGGTGCCCATGCCGTCCTAACTACGCGAGTGCGTGCGGCCCAGCAGCAGCGCGACGAACGGCCACAACATGGCGCCGATCATGGGCTGGATCCAGCGCCACGGCGTCGCGACCGCGTGGCCGCTCCATCCCTGGATGCACCAGACGATGAATTCGTTGAGCGTCAGCACCGCGAACACGAACAGCGATTGCTGGACCAGCGTCTGGTTGCGCAGCCGCTGGTGCAGGCTCATCGCGATGTACGCCACGGTGATACACGCCAGCGCGTTCTGGCCGAGTACGTTGGCCTTGAACACGTCGAAGGCGAGGCCGGCGATGAACGGGGCGAAAATTCCGCCGGCATGCGGCGCGAAAATGCTCCAGTAGATGATGACCAGCGCGATGAACGACGGCCGCACGACCTCGATCCATTGCGGGAACGGCAGCGTCTGCAGGATCAAACCGATCAGCAGCGTGAAGGTTACGGCCCAGCGCGGTTCGCGGCGCGACATGTTCATGTGGCCGGTGCCTCGGGGGTTGCCGTTGCGGGCGCCGGTGATTCGGCGGGCGGCGCGGGATCCGGTACTTCGACCGGTATTTCCGCCGACGCGTCGGCCGCGCCTGGCGCCGGCACGGCGGGTTTCGGTTTGGATTTCGGCTTCGGCGTAGCAGGCTTCGGTGCTTCGACCGGAGTTGCACCGACCGCCAATGCCTCGGCGCCGGCGGGCGCGGCGGGATGGCCCGGGCGCGCCCAGATGAACAGCACTTCGCGATCGGAATCGATGCTGGCCAGCGGCACCGCGTGGATCTGCGCCAGCGGTTGCGCCGGATCGCGCTCGACGCGCGTCACGCGCGCCACCGGCAGGCCGTAGGGAAACACGCGGCCGAGGCCCGAAGTGACCAGGATGTCGCCGACCTTCACATCGTAGTTCTGCGGCACGTAGGGTAGTTCGAGCGAAGTACTGCGCCCGGTGCCGAGCGCAATGGTGCGCACGCCGGAGCGCAGCACCTGTACGGGCAAGGCGTGTTCGGCGTCTGTGATCAGGATGATTTCGGAGCTGAACGGGCCGATGCGGAACACCTGCCCGATGACGCCGTTGCCGGTGATCACCGGCTGGGAACGGTACACGCCCGCATTGCCGCCGCGATTGACCAGCAGCCGCTGGCGAATCGTCGAGGTTTCGACGTTGATCACCTCGCCGACGAGCCGCTTCTCGATGACTTCGGGAAGCATGCCGTTGAGGCCGCGCAGCGTCGTGTTTTCTGTCTGCAGCGCCGCCTGGCGCATGGTGATGAGCTGCTGATCGCGCAGCTGGTTACGCAAGGCGTCCACTTGTTTCTGCAGCGTCTCGCGGGTGGCGAAACTTTCCTGCAGCCAGCGCCACGCGGCGGAAGGCGAGTTGACGGCGAGTTGCAGTGGATAGACCGCGGCCTGCAGGCCGTAACGCGCCGTGTCGAGCCAGCCGCCCTGCCGGTCGTAGAACATGAGCACGACCGAGAAGACGGCGTAACAGAAGTACCGGACACCAAACGACGGGCCGCGTCCGCCTCCGATGCGGCTGCTGCCGCTGCCGAATACGGCCATGGCGGGCTTACTCCAGGCCGAAGCTTCCCGGCCCGACCTCGTCCTGGAGCTCGAGAATGCGGCCGCCGCCGCGCGCCACGCAGGTGAGCGGATCTTCGGCGATGACGACGGGCAGACCCGTCTCTTCCATCAGTAGTTTGTCGATGTCGCGCAGCAGCGCGCCGCCGCCCGTGAGGACGATGCCGCGTTCGGCGACATCGGCGCCAAGTTCCGGAGGAGTCTGTTCGAGCGCCTGCTTCACGGCGCCCACGATACCCTGCAGCGGTTCCTGCAGCGCTTCGAGAATTTCGTTCGAGTTGAGCGTGAAGCTGCGCGGCACACCTTCGGAGAGATTGCGGCCCTTCACCGACAGCTCCCGCACCTGCTGGCCCGGATAGGCCGCGCCGATTTCGA
This sequence is a window from Pseudomonadota bacterium. Protein-coding genes within it:
- the mreD gene encoding rod shape-determining protein MreD, producing MNMSRREPRWAVTFTLLIGLILQTLPFPQWIEVVRPSFIALVIIYWSIFAPHAGGIFAPFIAGLAFDVFKANVLGQNALACITVAYIAMSLHQRLRNQTLVQQSLFVFAVLTLNEFIVWCIQGWSGHAVATPWRWIQPMIGAMLWPFVALLLGRTHSRS
- the mreC gene encoding rod shape-determining protein MreC; this encodes MAVFGSGSSRIGGGRGPSFGVRYFCYAVFSVVLMFYDRQGGWLDTARYGLQAAVYPLQLAVNSPSAAWRWLQESFATRETLQKQVDALRNQLRDQQLITMRQAALQTENTTLRGLNGMLPEVIEKRLVGEVINVETSTIRQRLLVNRGGNAGVYRSQPVITGNGVIGQVFRIGPFSSEIILITDAEHALPVQVLRSGVRTIALGTGRSTSLELPYVPQNYDVKVGDILVTSGLGRVFPYGLPVARVTRVERDPAQPLAQIHAVPLASIDSDREVLFIWARPGHPAAPAGAEALAVGATPVEAPKPATPKPKSKPKPAVPAPGAADASAEIPVEVPDPAPPAESPAPATATPEAPAT